Proteins from a genomic interval of Neodiprion lecontei isolate iyNeoLeco1 chromosome 2, iyNeoLeco1.1, whole genome shotgun sequence:
- the LOC107228173 gene encoding zinc finger CCCH domain-containing protein 15 homolog, with product MPPKKVPAPNKKTEMKKKEKVIEDKTFGIKNKKGAKQQKFIQQVEKQVKTGGLNPRKIEDPAAKKLEKEKKLKEQKELALIFKPVQVQKVDKGTDPKSVICAFFKQGQCTKGDKCKFSHDLTIERKAEKRSLYCDMRDDGDDKEGDTMDNWDEDKLKEVVEKKHAAGANKPTTDIICKHFLEAVEKSKYGWFWECPSGLKCIYRHALPPGFVLKKDKKKEEKKDEISLEDLIERERANLGPNQTKITLNSFLAWKKRKLKQKADQAVKDEEKRRNDYKAGHQVGISGREMFSFDPTLAAGDGIEDGDEAFASYDLSDDEDSKGIEYRELNMDELVYDAIEADTEGITVATDDRLKSNVAAETNGETKEVTILGEGATALAINENLFTDEDLEGLEEELGDLDFEE from the exons GACAAAACTtttggtataaaaaataaaaaaggagcCAAACAGCAAAAGTTTATTCAGCAAGTAGAGAAGCAGGTTAAAACTGGAGGTCTCAACCCGAGAAAGATCGAAGATCCGGCTGCCAAGAAActcgagaaagaaaagaagctCAAAGAACAGAAGGAACTTGCCCTGATATTCAAACCTGTTCAAGTACAGAAGGTAGACAAAG GAACCGATCCCAAGTCTGTGATCTGCGCATTCTTTAAGCAAGGTCAGTGCACCAAAGGGGATAAATGCAAGTTTTCCCATGACTTGACAATCGAAAGGAAGGCAGAAAAACGATCTCTTTACTGTGATATGCGTGACGATGGCGACGATAAGGAAGGTGATACCATGGACAACTGGGATGAAGATAAGCTCAAAGAAGTTGTAGAAAAAAAGCATGCAGCTGGAGCTAACAAGCCTACAACTGACATT ATTTGCAAACATTTCTTGGAAGCTGTGGAGAAGTCCAAATATGGTTGGTTCTGGGAATGTCCTTCTGGCCTAAAATGCATATATAGGCATGCACTGCCCCCAGGATTTGTActgaaaaaagacaaaaagaaggaagaaaaaaaagacgaaatcTCCCTTGAAGATCTTATCGAAAGAGAAAGGGCTAACTTGGGTCCAAATCAG ACGAAAATTACTCTAAACAGTTTCTTGGCCTGGAAAAAGAGGAAGTTGAAGCAAAAGGCAGATCAGGCTGTCAAAGACGAGGAAAAACGTCGCAATGACTACAAAGCTGGTCATCAAGTAGGCATTTCTGGTAGAGAAATGTTCAGCTTCGATCCTACGTTGGCAGCTGGTGACG GTATTGAAGATGGAGATGAAGCATTTGCTTCATATGATTTGAGCGATGATGAAGATAGTAAAGGAATAGAATACAGAGAATTGAATATGGATGAACTAGTTTACGATGCTATAGAAGCCGATACAGAAGGTATCACAGTTGCTACTGACGATCGACTCAAAAGTAATGTGGCTGCGGAAACGAATGGAGAAACGAAAG AAGTAACGATCCTTGGTGAAGGCGCAACGGCCCTGGCAATCAATGAAAATCTATTTACTGACGAAGATCTGGAAGGACTTGAAGAAGAATTAGGAGACCTGGATTTCGAGGAGTAA